The sequence AGTTTTTGCATCAATTGTAGGCTCTAGAGCATCGTACGAATATCCTAATTTTGGTAATTCAAATGACATAAGTTTAATTTTTAATGTTAATATGTAAATTTAGCCAATATTTAAGCCAATATCAACAATTGCAGATTATTTTAATAAATCTTTAACATTGATACTTTAATTTAGAATTTTGAACTGTTTTCAAATAAAAAAAGCACAGACCTAAATCTGTGCTTCGTATAAACAATATTAACGTATGTCTATCTATTCATAGACATTAAAAATTCTTCGTTGTTCAGAGTTCCTCTGATGTTTTTGTTGACAAATTCCATCGCTTCGATAGGATTCATTTCTGAAAGATACTTTCTGAAAATCCACATTCTCTGTGAAGTTACCTCATCCAGCAATAAATCATCTCTTCTTGTGCTTGAAGAAACCAAATCAATAGCAGGATAAATTCTTCTGTTGGCGATTTTTCTGTCTAATTGAAGCTCCATGTTTCCGGTACCTTTGAATTCCTCAAAGATCACTTCATCCATTTTAGAACCTGTATCAATTAATGCAGTTGCAATGATTGTCAAAGATCCTCCGTTTTCAATTTTTCTAGCTGCACCAAAGAATCTTTTTGGTTTGTGTAGCGCATTTGCATCAACACCACCTGAAAGTACTTTTCCTGATGCCGGAGTTACCGTATTGTAAGCTCTTGCTAATCTCGTAATTGAATCTAATAAAATAACTACATCATGACCACACTCTACCATTCTTTGAGCTTTCGCAAGAACAAGGTTAGCCACTTTAACGTGCTTATCTGCAGCTTCGTCAAATGTAGAAGCAATAACTTCTGCATTTACACTTCTTTCCATGTCGGTAACTTCTTCAGGACGTTCGTCGATCAAAAGAACCATCATATAAACTTCTGGGTGATTGGCTGCGATAGAATTAGCAATATCTTTCAGCAACATCGTTTTACCAGTTTTTGGCTGAGCAACAATCATCGCTCTCTGACCCTTTCCAATCGGTGCAAATAAATCAACGATTCTTGTAGACATCGTAGAATTATCTCCTGAAAGATTAAATTTCTCTTCCGGGAAAAGCGGCGTTAAATATTCAAAAGCAACACGATCCTTGATAAATGCCAAATCACGCCCGTTAACTTCTATTGGTTTTAATAATGAAAAATATTTTTCACCTTCTTTTGGTAAACGTACAATACCTCTTACGGTATCTCCTGTTTTTAAACCAAAATTTCTGATTTGTGCAGTTGAAACATACACGTCATCCGGTGAAGAGATATAACTGAAATCCGAAGAACGCAAAAATCCGTAGTTATCTGGTAGAATTTCTAAAACACCTTCAATACTCACCATTCCGTCGAAATTGAATTCTTTTCTGGATTCAGTTTCTTCTCTTTCAGAATTTCTGTTCTGATTTTGATTAGGATTTTGGTTTTGATTAGGGTTGTTTGGGTTAGAATTCTGATTTTGGTTATTGTTCTGATTTCTGTTTTGAGGATTTCCACCGTTTTGTTGTGGATGGTTTGGACCTTTTTGATTCGGATTCTGACCTTGTTGTTGCTGTTGTTGCGGTCTTTTAGGTCTTTCTTCTCTCGCTTGTGCTTGTGCAGGAGTTGCTACAGCTACTTGAGAATCTGTATTTATCGGAGTTTCCTCTTTTTCCTGAGTTTGTTCTTCAGAAGTATTGGTAGGAGCTACTCTTTTTCTTTTCTGTTTTGAAGCATTGTTTGCAGGTCTTTCTTCTACAGCACCTTTTGCGGGTTCTTTTACGATTACCTCTGCAATAACTTCTTTCTCTTCTGTTACTTCCTCGGTTTTGGCAAGTTCAGCTTCTGTGGGAGTTTCTGTGGCAACTTTTGGTCTTGCCGGTTTTTTGGGTGCTGCTTTTTTAGGAGCAGCTTTCACCACTTTTTCTGCTGCAGCAGGTTTTTCTTCAGTTTCAGTGCTGCTTTCTGTAGTATTGAAGTAATCTTTTGTAACTTTAGGGTTGGAAGCCTGAAAATCAAGAACTGCGAAGATTTTATCATTATCTGTGCTGTTTCTTGCAACCTTAACGCCCAAATCTTTTAGGATTTTAGTCAATTCCGTTACGGATTTTGACCTTAACGTTTCTATGTTAAACATATATAAAGTAAAAATGTAATTAGTTGTGAGTAAGAAAAGTAAGTCCGGTGACTTTTGTTTTCAAGTACATTGTATAATGCAAATCTACACTTATTTTTGAATTGTGCAAAATTTATGTTATTTTTGCTCCTGAATTTAAAATTCTATGTTACAAAGAATACAAACTATTTGGATTTTGCTATCCGTTTTAGCGGCGGCATTCCTATACATTACAGGACAAGATGTAGAAGTTTTCGGAAAAGCTCCGATGATCGGCGTCTCATCTATTGTTTTGGTTTTGATAGGCGCATTCAGTTTGTTTAGCTTTAAAAACAGAAAAAGACAAATCATGCTGAATAACATCAGCATCATTATAAACGCTTTGTTGATTGGTATATTGGTGTATTGGGTACAAAACTTATCCGGAGGAATACAATTTCCTGAGAAGGGTATTGAGCCGGTTTTCCCATTGATTGCGGTAATTTGTTTGTTTATAGCAAATATTTTTATCAAAAAAGATGAGAGGCTCGTAAAATCTGTAGACAGACTCCGATAACCTTACAATGATTTTTTTTGAGTAAGAACAGCTTCTTTTTAGGAGCTGTTTTTTTTATTTCTTATTTAAAGTGAAGACTCATAAATTCTCTGAGATGTATTAGTTTTATTTTAAATTTGTTAGATATTTACTTTTAAACATAAATTACATTAAGCTTAATGCAACATTTCACACAAAATTGCGACAGATTCAATTAAAATAAATATTCA comes from Chryseobacterium sp. 3008163 and encodes:
- a CDS encoding DUF4293 domain-containing protein; amino-acid sequence: MLQRIQTIWILLSVLAAAFLYITGQDVEVFGKAPMIGVSSIVLVLIGAFSLFSFKNRKRQIMLNNISIIINALLIGILVYWVQNLSGGIQFPEKGIEPVFPLIAVICLFIANIFIKKDERLVKSVDRLR
- the rho gene encoding transcription termination factor Rho, yielding MFNIETLRSKSVTELTKILKDLGVKVARNSTDNDKIFAVLDFQASNPKVTKDYFNTTESSTETEEKPAAAEKVVKAAPKKAAPKKPARPKVATETPTEAELAKTEEVTEEKEVIAEVIVKEPAKGAVEERPANNASKQKRKRVAPTNTSEEQTQEKEETPINTDSQVAVATPAQAQAREERPKRPQQQQQQGQNPNQKGPNHPQQNGGNPQNRNQNNNQNQNSNPNNPNQNQNPNQNQNRNSEREETESRKEFNFDGMVSIEGVLEILPDNYGFLRSSDFSYISSPDDVYVSTAQIRNFGLKTGDTVRGIVRLPKEGEKYFSLLKPIEVNGRDLAFIKDRVAFEYLTPLFPEEKFNLSGDNSTMSTRIVDLFAPIGKGQRAMIVAQPKTGKTMLLKDIANSIAANHPEVYMMVLLIDERPEEVTDMERSVNAEVIASTFDEAADKHVKVANLVLAKAQRMVECGHDVVILLDSITRLARAYNTVTPASGKVLSGGVDANALHKPKRFFGAARKIENGGSLTIIATALIDTGSKMDEVIFEEFKGTGNMELQLDRKIANRRIYPAIDLVSSSTRRDDLLLDEVTSQRMWIFRKYLSEMNPIEAMEFVNKNIRGTLNNEEFLMSMNR